The Engystomops pustulosus chromosome 7, aEngPut4.maternal, whole genome shotgun sequence DNA window CAATTAAGTAGAAGTAACTTACATTTGATACATATTAAAAGATGCAGGGTAGGACTAATAGCAATGTCCTCAAAAAGCCAGGTTACCTTCCAGAACTTAAGTCATACCTAGAAGGCATATATTGTCCAAACACTCAGATTTGTGACATGTATGAGTTTCAacaaagctgatttttttttttgttgttgtggggggggggggggaccaatgGATATGTCGATTTTGATATCTCAGGGAATGTAGTAGACATGTGTGCGAGGGAACCAGGAGACAGATACATGTTTATAGATGAGGATAgataagtacagagatatcccatGTGTACGTATAGatgtgtatgagggatagggaCGCAGGTAACTCATGTAACTGCCAAAAGTGGAGCCTCGGGCAGTGCCCAGTCTGACACAAGCCAACAGCAGCACCTACTGTGGTAACCCCTACTATAGActgtgtctatttgttattgtcAATAGTAtttttatgctgtatgtaatgtaatgtgatgAGATGTGGTTATATTATAGTTACTttaacctgtattgtgctgtagtGCAATGTTCTGTAACTCGGTCTACACACAACTAAGGAACGTGCCtctcatagtgtatgtatgtacataaatgtaatgttatatcTAACTGTGAGTAACAATtgccaggacactatgtacaaaacaatccccccttcccccaggggatcaataaaataCTAATGTATCATACTGCATTGTATACAAGGGATCAGGAGAGATGGTTACACATATAATCCATGTGTAAAAGGGAAGAGAATAGATAGAACAATATCTCAGGTGTATGAGGGATGAGGATAGATAAATACAGGGATGTCCCATCTATATAAGgggaaatgatagatagatagataatctcCTGTGTACAATGCATGAGGCTAGACACACAGAGATCCCATGTGTATGACCAGCTTTTGGTTCCCCTTACCTTGGGTTCAGGGTGTCCTCCTGGTACATCGAGCAGCCCCGGTGCCTCTCCCACCTTATGACTTCTTCTCAGCATGACAAAGCGTCCATCTTTACACTGTAGAGCAGCTCCTACCCCCAGTGGCTGTGCCAGGTAGGCTTCAGTGTCCCCATACTCCtgtcctcccctctcctgcagggCGCGCGCCTCCCCTGACCAGTTGGTTCCCAGGAAGTCTCTATAACACGTCAGCGCCAGGTGTAGAGTGAGCCCCCCGCCTTCACTGGGAGTAACGTCCCTCTCTGCGCTTTCCTTCTCCGCTTTCTCTTTATTCTGCTCGGTTGCATCTTTCGCTCCGGCGTCTCCTTCAGGCAGCACAGAATGAAGCCTGAACTTTGCTCCGTTGAACACCCACGGCTGCTTTTGTCGCCGTTCTTCCCAGTCCACAAGAATCTTTTCTTCTAACGGGGGAGGAAGACGCCGGCGCTGATACAGCGGTGACAGCTGGACGTGAACTTTCCGCTGAGGGATCCCCTGAGGGGTAGGACTGCAGTACAAGATGGAGATCTCAGGAT harbors:
- the NUDT22 gene encoding uridine diphosphate glucose pyrophosphatase NUDT22 isoform X1, whose translation is MRDCPMIGLMDPEISILYCSPTPQGIPQRKVHVQLSPLYQRRRLPPPLEEKILVDWEERRQKQPWVFNGAKFRLHSVLPEGDAGAKDATEQNKEKAEKESAERDVTPSEGGGLTLHLALTCYRDFLGTNWSGEARALQERGGQEYGDTEAYLAQPLGVGAALQCKDGRFVMLRRSHKVGEAPGLLDVPGGHPEPKAVAPNIPEEELSLEVLEPELVIRELFSSILAEIRDEVNLPLSTLSEPLLLGIARNHTSAGRPSAEFYVKCSLTSEEVRERYLQGGPEAHESTEVIFLEKEDLMTIENSEMWKELCPSAKGCVKLYLMVREQRS
- the NUDT22 gene encoding uridine diphosphate glucose pyrophosphatase NUDT22 isoform X2; this translates as MDPEISILYCSPTPQGIPQRKVHVQLSPLYQRRRLPPPLEEKILVDWEERRQKQPWVFNGAKFRLHSVLPEGDAGAKDATEQNKEKAEKESAERDVTPSEGGGLTLHLALTCYRDFLGTNWSGEARALQERGGQEYGDTEAYLAQPLGVGAALQCKDGRFVMLRRSHKVGEAPGLLDVPGGHPEPKAVAPNIPEEELSLEVLEPELVIRELFSSILAEIRDEVNLPLSTLSEPLLLGIARNHTSAGRPSAEFYVKCSLTSEEVRERYLQGGPEAHESTEVIFLEKEDLMTIENSEMWKELCPSAKGCVKLYLMVREQRS